The Virgibacillus dokdonensis genome includes a window with the following:
- a CDS encoding carboxymuconolactone decarboxylase family protein: MTKQERGWKQIEELAGSKGIDAMKEVEKFSPRLAKLALEFGYGDVYHNDSLDLKQRALITLSSLITQGDAGRGLTYHFHAALNVGVHQSEILELINHCSAYAGFPKAIHALHIFKSVVEEREKNNG, from the coding sequence TTGACTAAACAAGAAAGAGGATGGAAGCAAATTGAAGAATTAGCCGGTTCTAAAGGAATAGATGCGATGAAAGAAGTTGAAAAGTTTTCGCCGCGTTTAGCTAAGCTTGCTTTAGAATTTGGCTATGGGGATGTTTATCACAATGATTCGCTTGATTTAAAGCAACGAGCCCTTATTACGCTATCTTCTTTAATCACCCAAGGAGATGCTGGTAGAGGATTAACCTATCATTTCCATGCAGCACTAAACGTTGGTGTTCATCAGTCGGAAATTTTAGAATTAATAAATCATTGTAGTGCCTACGCAGGATTTCCAAAGGCAATTCATGCATTGCATATTTTTAAATCAGTAGTTGAAGAAAGGGAGAAGAACAATGGCTAA
- a CDS encoding lactonase family protein encodes MKNNFLGYAGTYTRNTSKGIYRFELDPKAKKITAVEVAAEVGSPTYVAVSEDNRYLFSIGQDGDLGGVQAYQIKQETGELIKIDEQLTEGKSPCHLSIYDNQIVTGNYHRGEVVLYAFEDNKALVTASAIQHNGDGPHERQEKSHVHFAGFTPDHNYVVVCDLGTDELVTYRIEDNKLVRHQTRTVKPGSGPRHIVFHPNGKTAYLLTELSSEVIVLDYDAQTGSFSEKQTVLAKPADFTETNDASAIHISSDGKFVYTGNRGHNSIALFEVDAETDELTFIEFTATGGEWPRDFVLDPSESFIVASNQHSGNLVLFARDQKTGKLTPMDSTVEVPEVVCVKFLN; translated from the coding sequence ATGAAAAATAATTTTCTTGGATATGCAGGGACGTACACGCGTAATACAAGTAAGGGTATCTATCGTTTTGAATTAGATCCAAAAGCGAAAAAAATAACAGCAGTTGAAGTAGCCGCTGAAGTTGGGAGCCCAACGTATGTAGCCGTTAGTGAAGATAACCGTTACTTGTTCTCCATTGGACAAGACGGAGATTTAGGCGGTGTACAAGCTTATCAAATAAAACAAGAAACAGGGGAACTAATAAAAATAGATGAACAACTAACAGAAGGGAAATCCCCATGTCACTTATCCATTTATGACAATCAAATAGTTACTGGTAATTACCATAGAGGCGAGGTAGTTTTATACGCTTTTGAAGATAACAAAGCATTAGTAACTGCGTCCGCTATACAACATAACGGTGATGGTCCTCATGAGCGTCAAGAAAAATCACACGTTCATTTTGCTGGATTTACGCCAGATCATAACTATGTAGTCGTTTGTGATCTAGGTACAGATGAGCTAGTAACCTACCGTATAGAAGATAATAAACTTGTTCGTCATCAAACACGAACCGTAAAACCGGGAAGTGGTCCAAGACATATTGTATTTCATCCCAATGGGAAAACAGCGTATTTACTTACGGAGCTTAGTTCAGAAGTAATTGTTCTAGATTATGATGCACAAACAGGAAGTTTTTCAGAAAAGCAAACCGTGCTTGCGAAACCAGCAGATTTCACAGAAACAAACGATGCTAGTGCGATTCATATCTCGTCAGACGGAAAATTTGTTTACACTGGTAATCGCGGTCACAATAGTATCGCGCTATTTGAAGTAGATGCAGAAACAGACGAATTAACCTTTATAGAATTTACTGCAACAGGCGGAGAGTGGCCACGTGATTTTGTATTAGATCCTAGTGAGTCCTTCATTGTTGCTTCCAATCAGCATAGTGGAAACTTAGTTTTATTTGCACGCGATCAAAAGACGGGAAAATTAACACCAATGGATTCTACTGTCGAAGTTCCTGAAGTAGTCTGTGTGAAATTTTTAAACTAG
- a CDS encoding PTS sugar transporter subunit IIA, producing MKFLEKNIIQLDVEVKNPEDAIMKAGQLLMKDGLVEPSYVEAMKQAYNKNGPYFVLAPQIAIPHARPEDGVNEAAVSLVQLKEAISFGHAINDPVRLVFGLGASSSAEHLKLLRKLTTLLNDPQNIEQLLQATTIDQVQKTIRNGEMTR from the coding sequence ATGAAATTTTTAGAAAAAAATATTATACAGCTAGATGTAGAAGTAAAAAACCCAGAAGATGCAATTATGAAAGCAGGCCAGTTATTAATGAAAGATGGGTTGGTTGAACCGTCTTATGTTGAAGCTATGAAGCAAGCTTATAACAAGAATGGTCCTTATTTTGTCTTAGCGCCTCAAATCGCAATTCCGCATGCACGGCCAGAAGATGGGGTAAATGAAGCAGCTGTTTCATTAGTACAATTAAAAGAAGCTATATCTTTTGGACATGCGATCAATGACCCTGTACGTTTAGTATTTGGGCTAGGTGCTTCATCAAGCGCAGAGCATTTAAAGCTGCTACGAAAACTAACAACATTATTAAATGATCCACAAAATATTGAACAATTGCTTCAAGCAACAACAATAGATCAAGTTCAAAAAACAATTAGAAATGGAGAGATGACAAGATGA
- a CDS encoding thiamine pyrophosphate-binding protein — protein MLTVAAQIVEILKAQGCQYAFGVPGKPIVPLILEMEHHDMDFVLARHECSAGYMATGYALKNDSLAVAIGTSGPGGTNLLTAAAQAKAYHAPVLFITGHPPLTDMGKPVGQDSSMFGTDLTEMFRSVTLFSAKVEDANLLKKYIQYALERALLGEKGPVHLSIPLDVLINKIAPFSSPIKLINDTPISGNLKQAAHILQDAKRPVLLLGKGVHIAKAYREVMQFSEKWNIPVMTTPGGKGTFPTKHRLSLGAYGLGGTEAATAYMAEGVDVMVVIGSKLTDMSIAGLASEQYPKTMIHFDQQADFIGKSILVDTVFVKGDAKKNLQQLNTNYSSNRETPNLKPYWKKEILDLEEKKKDQAPYQNLSTAEVMKCLRAVLPEETVVFGDDGSHTFYAIKYFDIVKSGTFFFDDVFGAMGHGLNFAIGAKIATKEIPVVSFTGDGCVMMQGTEISTAVNQKIPMIFYVFNNGMLDMVDKGMRYNIGKSAGTRYTTAMNATLFAESLGAIGYRCTKMEEIVEATEIALKERQTAVIEILVEKEEVPPTLKRG, from the coding sequence ATGTTAACCGTTGCAGCTCAAATCGTAGAAATCTTAAAAGCACAAGGCTGCCAGTATGCCTTTGGAGTTCCAGGTAAGCCTATTGTGCCGCTCATTTTAGAAATGGAACATCACGACATGGATTTTGTATTAGCACGACATGAATGTAGTGCTGGTTATATGGCAACAGGCTATGCCTTGAAAAATGATAGTTTAGCAGTTGCTATTGGTACATCAGGTCCTGGAGGAACGAACCTTCTTACAGCCGCAGCACAAGCAAAAGCATATCATGCACCTGTCTTGTTTATTACTGGTCATCCACCATTAACGGATATGGGGAAGCCAGTTGGTCAAGACTCAAGTATGTTTGGTACGGATTTAACAGAAATGTTTCGTTCTGTAACGTTGTTTAGCGCAAAGGTAGAGGATGCAAACCTGTTAAAAAAATATATTCAGTACGCTTTAGAACGAGCCTTGCTTGGAGAAAAAGGGCCAGTACATTTATCCATTCCCCTAGATGTACTTATTAATAAGATAGCCCCATTCTCATCGCCTATAAAGCTAATAAATGATACTCCTATTTCAGGGAATCTGAAGCAAGCAGCCCACATATTGCAAGATGCGAAACGTCCTGTTTTATTGTTAGGAAAAGGGGTTCACATAGCTAAGGCTTACCGAGAAGTAATGCAGTTTAGTGAAAAATGGAATATTCCGGTCATGACCACACCAGGAGGTAAAGGCACATTTCCCACAAAACATCGACTTTCATTAGGGGCGTATGGACTAGGTGGGACTGAAGCCGCTACTGCTTATATGGCTGAGGGTGTAGATGTGATGGTTGTTATTGGATCTAAGTTGACGGATATGTCAATAGCTGGATTGGCAAGTGAACAATACCCTAAAACAATGATTCATTTTGATCAACAGGCTGATTTTATCGGAAAGTCTATTTTAGTAGATACTGTATTTGTTAAAGGAGATGCAAAGAAGAATCTTCAGCAGTTAAATACGAACTATTCTTCAAATAGGGAAACGCCCAATTTAAAGCCGTATTGGAAAAAAGAAATACTTGATTTAGAAGAAAAGAAAAAAGACCAAGCTCCATACCAAAATTTATCTACAGCAGAAGTTATGAAATGTTTAAGAGCCGTATTACCTGAGGAGACCGTTGTATTTGGAGATGATGGTAGCCATACTTTCTATGCTATTAAATATTTTGATATTGTAAAATCTGGTACTTTCTTTTTTGACGATGTATTTGGTGCAATGGGGCACGGGCTTAATTTTGCAATCGGAGCAAAAATAGCTACAAAAGAAATACCTGTTGTTAGTTTTACGGGTGATGGCTGTGTGATGATGCAAGGAACGGAAATATCGACAGCTGTAAACCAAAAAATACCAATGATTTTCTATGTGTTTAATAATGGCATGCTTGACATGGTAGATAAAGGCATGCGTTATAACATTGGTAAATCAGCAGGAACAAGGTATACGACTGCAATGAATGCGACATTGTTTGCTGAATCTCTAGGCGCAATCGGTTATCGTTGCACAAAAATGGAAGAAATTGTCGAAGCAACTGAAATAGCGTTAAAAGAACGACAAACAGCAGTTATTGAAATCCTAGTGGAAAAAGAGGAAGTCCCTCCAACATTAAAACGTGGGTAA
- a CDS encoding BglG family transcription antiterminator has translation MNQRSMAVLNMLVEQEGYLSSEQLAKAFHVSRRTIYNDIGKINDWLKKQKLEIVKQVRAEGFYLEESTKEALSQTDSLVQDHYYEYTKEERKAWIYLHITCSSKTYFLEDFQNLFQVSRNTVLEDIKALKNEIQLEQLQMHTNRRQGYHIIGEEIDVRKTITQYLSVVTPMDNWYSLLHYPYAHEKDLSPTYAIFDVKVLQRIHRHLIKYEERFNIEIIDDVLNSLVLWFHCFMKRMEQDAIVQIDPIEKEIIETTDVYAGVQTLCQELLANDIDDTDKKKESYYFAKYLLSAKVNYDLTPNKEDSVMKSLIDVVEKMVNDFQLYAAVEFDEPKQIMDNLLLHLKPAYYRIMYGIKLENTLLDSVKQTYPEVFQITKQVMKHFEELIEKAVDDNEIAFIATHFGGWLRREGVVLEDKPKRLLIVCTNGLGTSKLLESQLLSLFSNVEFQGVTSLREYQHMNLAVDFIVSTIGLPDRGVPVFVVSPVLSNDEKEQLLKNVNSLFSINARQEYSVETLLDIVHRYATIQKEDELRKELRRFLYTPEQRNHQKQSLQQLLPIHHVQLQTSISTWQQAITCAAQPLVKEGFINQHYIDDMLQAVDKNGPYIVISDQFALPHAGPSKNVFQTGLSMLCLNQPVNLLGKEVSIIVVLASKDNEQHLKALAQLTKLFSEKNNKQLVMKAKDTFTIYELIKQYSQSILE, from the coding sequence ATGAACCAACGTAGTATGGCAGTACTCAATATGTTAGTTGAACAAGAAGGATATCTTTCAAGTGAACAGCTGGCGAAAGCATTTCACGTTTCGAGAAGAACGATTTATAACGATATAGGAAAAATCAATGATTGGCTTAAAAAGCAAAAGTTGGAGATCGTGAAACAAGTGAGAGCAGAGGGCTTTTACCTGGAGGAAAGTACAAAAGAAGCTCTAAGCCAAACGGATTCGCTCGTTCAAGATCATTATTATGAGTATACAAAAGAGGAACGCAAAGCATGGATATATTTGCATATTACATGCAGTTCTAAAACTTATTTTCTTGAAGATTTTCAAAATCTTTTTCAAGTAAGTAGAAATACAGTATTAGAAGATATAAAGGCATTAAAAAACGAAATTCAACTTGAGCAATTACAAATGCATACAAACCGAAGACAAGGGTACCATATTATAGGAGAAGAAATAGACGTTAGAAAAACAATTACTCAATATCTTTCTGTTGTTACTCCAATGGACAATTGGTACAGCCTATTACATTATCCATATGCGCATGAAAAAGACCTGTCACCAACGTATGCTATATTTGATGTGAAAGTCCTGCAGCGTATTCACCGTCATCTCATTAAATATGAGGAACGATTTAATATTGAAATTATTGATGACGTGCTAAACAGTTTAGTACTCTGGTTTCATTGTTTTATGAAGCGAATGGAACAAGATGCTATTGTCCAAATAGATCCTATCGAGAAAGAAATTATTGAGACAACGGATGTTTACGCAGGTGTACAAACGCTATGTCAAGAATTATTAGCAAACGACATAGATGATACAGATAAGAAAAAAGAGAGTTATTATTTTGCTAAATATTTACTCAGTGCAAAAGTGAATTATGATTTGACGCCAAATAAAGAAGATAGCGTTATGAAGTCATTAATAGATGTAGTCGAAAAAATGGTCAATGATTTTCAACTATATGCGGCGGTGGAATTTGATGAACCTAAACAGATTATGGATAATTTGCTCCTTCATCTAAAACCTGCATATTATCGAATTATGTATGGAATTAAATTAGAAAATACATTGCTGGATTCGGTTAAACAGACCTATCCAGAAGTTTTTCAAATTACAAAGCAAGTGATGAAACATTTTGAAGAGCTTATTGAAAAAGCAGTAGATGACAATGAGATCGCTTTTATTGCTACTCATTTTGGGGGATGGCTTCGAAGGGAAGGGGTTGTCCTTGAAGATAAACCAAAGCGTTTATTAATCGTTTGTACGAATGGTTTAGGAACTTCCAAATTACTAGAGAGTCAATTATTATCGCTATTTTCGAATGTGGAATTTCAAGGTGTAACGTCATTAAGAGAATACCAACACATGAATTTAGCTGTTGATTTTATTGTTTCAACCATAGGTCTTCCAGATCGAGGTGTACCTGTGTTTGTTGTTAGCCCTGTATTAAGCAATGATGAGAAAGAACAGTTGTTGAAAAACGTAAATAGTTTATTTTCCATAAATGCTCGACAAGAATATTCCGTGGAAACGCTTTTAGACATCGTTCATCGCTATGCTACTATTCAGAAAGAAGATGAGCTGCGAAAAGAATTAAGGAGATTTTTGTATACTCCTGAACAGAGGAATCATCAAAAGCAAAGTTTACAACAATTATTGCCTATTCATCATGTTCAATTGCAGACTAGTATTTCTACATGGCAGCAGGCAATTACTTGTGCAGCTCAACCTTTAGTAAAAGAAGGGTTTATTAATCAACATTATATAGATGACATGCTGCAGGCGGTTGATAAAAATGGCCCTTACATTGTTATTTCTGACCAATTTGCTTTGCCACATGCTGGTCCATCGAAAAATGTATTTCAAACGGGGTTAAGCATGCTTTGTTTGAACCAGCCGGTAAATTTATTAGGCAAAGAAGTTTCAATTATAGTTGTCTTAGCTTCAAAAGATAACGAACAACATTTAAAAGCGTTAGCGCAGTTAACGAAGTTGTTTTCTGAAAAAAATAATAAACAGCTCGTAATGAAGGCTAAGGATACGTTTACTATATATGAATTAATTAAACAGTATTCGCAAAGCATATTGGAATAG
- a CDS encoding transposase, translating into MEQLFFQQVVWLYQQEAITGETIYIDGTKIEAYANRYSFVWKKAITKHEAKMYIKWQALLEQINTTYCQIFTSPYETFLEDLKKVLVFLEKVKAEENITFVYGKGKRKTVLQRYHEQVKEMLQRKEHYDTSNQIMGEKRNSYSKTDHNATFMRMKDDPMRNGQLKPAYNVQAAVDAEFIVGINAFSDRNDTTTLIPMLQYVKEHLPFTYRNIVADSGYESEENYVYLKKQKQTAYIKPQNHERKKKASFKKDIRHRENMAYDKSTDTCANNQQLHAIRNYTRTSQTGYQSKVTVYECEDCTDCPLKEKCTKAKGNRQLHVAKEFLAYRETGTLYRMNRSIQVEGTFGVLKEDYHLKKFRTRGTGNVRNELLILAFGYNLNKIHTKIQANRLNLYYHPLKTA; encoded by the coding sequence ATGGAACAGCTCTTCTTTCAACAAGTCGTGTGGCTTTATCAACAAGAAGCGATTACCGGTGAAACCATCTATATCGATGGCACCAAAATCGAAGCGTATGCCAACCGGTATTCTTTCGTATGGAAAAAGGCAATCACCAAACATGAAGCCAAGATGTATATCAAATGGCAAGCCCTGCTGGAACAGATCAATACAACATACTGTCAGATTTTCACCAGTCCTTACGAGACTTTTTTAGAAGATTTGAAAAAAGTGCTTGTTTTCCTGGAGAAAGTAAAAGCGGAAGAAAACATCACGTTCGTTTATGGAAAAGGGAAAAGAAAAACGGTCCTTCAACGTTATCATGAACAAGTAAAGGAAATGCTTCAACGTAAAGAACACTACGATACTTCCAATCAGATTATGGGAGAGAAACGAAACAGTTATTCTAAAACAGACCATAATGCCACGTTTATGCGAATGAAAGATGATCCTATGAGGAATGGTCAACTCAAACCAGCTTATAATGTCCAAGCTGCCGTGGATGCGGAATTTATCGTTGGGATCAATGCGTTTTCCGATCGAAACGACACAACAACATTAATTCCAATGCTTCAATACGTAAAGGAACATCTTCCCTTTACCTATCGCAACATCGTCGCAGATTCTGGATATGAAAGCGAAGAAAATTACGTGTATTTAAAGAAGCAAAAACAGACGGCCTATATCAAGCCGCAAAATCATGAACGCAAGAAAAAAGCTTCTTTCAAAAAGGACATCAGACACCGAGAAAACATGGCTTATGATAAAAGCACAGATACCTGTGCCAATAACCAGCAGCTGCATGCCATTAGAAACTACACGCGAACCTCGCAGACTGGCTATCAATCTAAGGTAACCGTCTACGAATGTGAAGATTGTACAGATTGTCCGCTCAAAGAAAAATGTACAAAAGCGAAAGGGAATCGCCAACTGCATGTAGCCAAGGAATTTCTGGCATACCGGGAAACAGGCACACTGTACCGTATGAATCGTTCCATTCAAGTGGAAGGAACGTTCGGCGTACTGAAGGAAGATTATCATTTGAAGAAATTTCGTACGCGAGGAACAGGCAATGTACGAAACGAACTTTTAATCCTGGCATTTGGTTATAATCTCAATAAAATACATACGAAAATCCAAGCTAATCGCCTAAACCTCTATTATCATCCATTAAAGACAGCTTAA
- a CDS encoding transposase produces the protein MTNKQITQTQYTQTAANYQLYLPMDVEEMIPMDDSVRLHCLLCERMDYRELLQAYASKGRKPAVDPVILFKVITYAASQKIYSSRGIEKACRRDINFRWLLQGYAAPDHSTISRFKQKYLTDTVMEQLFFQQVVWLYQQEAITGETIYIDGTKIEAYANRYSFVWKKAITKHEAKMYTKWQALLEQINTTYCQIFTSPYETFLEDLKKVLVFLEKVKAKENITFVYGKGKRKTVLQRYHEQVKEMLQRKEHYDTSNQIMGEKRNSYSKTDHNATFMRMKDDPMRNGQLKPAYNVQAAVDAEX, from the coding sequence ATGACCAATAAACAAATAACACAAACCCAGTATACGCAAACTGCAGCAAATTATCAATTATATTTACCGATGGATGTAGAAGAAATGATTCCTATGGATGATTCGGTCCGGCTCCACTGCCTCTTATGTGAAAGGATGGATTATAGAGAACTACTACAGGCATACGCTTCCAAAGGGAGAAAACCAGCAGTCGATCCAGTCATTCTATTTAAGGTCATTACCTACGCAGCCTCGCAAAAAATCTACTCTTCCCGAGGGATAGAAAAAGCATGTCGTCGGGATATCAATTTCCGTTGGCTTCTTCAAGGGTATGCAGCTCCTGATCATTCTACTATCAGTCGTTTCAAGCAAAAATATCTGACCGATACGGTGATGGAACAGCTCTTCTTTCAACAAGTCGTGTGGCTTTATCAACAAGAAGCGATTACCGGTGAAACCATCTATATCGATGGCACCAAAATCGAAGCGTATGCCAACCGGTATTCTTTCGTATGGAAAAAGGCAATCACCAAACATGAAGCCAAGATGTATACCAAATGGCAAGCCCTGCTGGAACAGATCAATACAACATACTGTCAGATTTTCACCAGTCCTTACGAGACTTTTTTAGAAGATTTGAAAAAAGTGCTTGTTTTCCTGGAGAAAGTAAAAGCGAAAGAAAACATCACGTTCGTTTATGGAAAGGGGAAAAGAAAAACGGTCCTTCAACGTTATCATGAACAAGTAAAGGAAATGCTTCAACGTAAAGAACACTACGATACTTCCAATCAGATTATGGGAGAGAAACGAAACAGTTATTCTAAAACAGACCATAATGCCACGTTTATGCGAATGAAAGATGATCCTATGAGGAATGGTCAACTCAAACCAGCTTATAATGTCCAAGCTGCCGTGGATGCGGAANTCTGA
- a CDS encoding PTS sugar transporter subunit IIB, with protein sequence MKVLTVCGLGQGTSLILKMNVEQALTDIGIRADVEHMDVSTASSMDADYIITSNELAEGLQGHKAKIVIVNNYFDMDEINEAIKENMEAS encoded by the coding sequence ATGAAAGTTTTAACAGTTTGTGGTTTAGGACAGGGAACAAGTTTAATCTTAAAAATGAATGTGGAGCAAGCCTTAACAGATATTGGAATACGTGCAGATGTGGAGCATATGGACGTATCAACAGCTTCTAGTATGGACGCTGATTATATCATTACAAGTAATGAATTAGCTGAAGGTCTGCAAGGGCATAAGGCTAAGATTGTTATTGTTAATAACTATTTTGATATGGATGAAATTAATGAAGCTATAAAAGAAAATATGGAAGCCTCTTAA
- a CDS encoding methyl-accepting chemotaxis protein, translated as MKKVGRSLTVYQTLLLYLFLFTLIITFIPLITLFIFIISDISLKSISALIGLSIASLLSLCFAYIYGHFLFSPFKQSVKDIDVSRDDSLHHPVYKWVKEWIMNTENNYSVNEQDRQVMELVEQTAASSQQLMSTTEETTKATGEISASIQELASGADMQTQSIQTINDSSSQVFFTLTEIDESTKFVKETSKTAKKNAKNGSEVVFSATEQMDEIAKQVDDSIHVVNDLKEKMNQVGEILSLITDISNQTNLLSLNAAIEAARAGEHGKGFSVVAEEVRKLAEQTNAATAKTQHLIDEIQGGTKEVIHVIQESGNTIKQGVSRNGEISQVFQLISQDVDVVDEFIQDLSEAVHEVKENMNGVTSSMEDVSSVASQSTANLQNIVAVVEELNASMQEVSSSASLLADISTKLNDQVDNEWNK; from the coding sequence ATGAAAAAAGTAGGAAGAAGCTTAACGGTTTATCAAACATTATTATTGTATTTATTTTTATTTACTTTAATTATTACTTTTATACCTTTGATTACACTTTTCATATTCATTATCTCAGATATTAGTTTGAAGTCTATTTCTGCATTAATCGGGCTATCTATTGCAAGTTTACTCTCCCTGTGTTTTGCCTATATCTATGGACATTTTCTGTTTTCTCCGTTTAAACAAAGTGTAAAAGATATAGATGTTAGCAGAGATGATTCTCTTCACCATCCTGTTTATAAGTGGGTGAAGGAGTGGATAATGAATACAGAGAATAATTATTCAGTAAATGAACAAGATCGACAAGTAATGGAATTAGTTGAACAAACAGCTGCATCTTCTCAGCAGCTGATGTCTACAACGGAAGAGACGACGAAAGCAACAGGCGAAATTTCTGCGTCCATTCAAGAATTAGCTTCTGGAGCAGATATGCAAACACAATCCATTCAAACGATTAATGATTCTTCATCGCAAGTCTTTTTTACTTTAACTGAAATAGATGAAAGTACGAAATTTGTGAAAGAGACGTCGAAAACGGCTAAGAAAAATGCGAAAAACGGAAGTGAAGTTGTTTTTAGTGCTACCGAGCAAATGGATGAGATAGCGAAGCAAGTGGATGATTCTATTCACGTCGTAAATGATTTAAAAGAAAAAATGAATCAGGTCGGAGAAATATTGTCGCTTATAACGGATATATCAAATCAAACGAATCTGCTTTCTTTAAATGCTGCAATTGAGGCTGCGCGTGCGGGTGAGCATGGGAAAGGGTTCTCTGTAGTTGCTGAAGAAGTTCGCAAATTAGCAGAGCAAACAAATGCAGCAACAGCTAAAACTCAACATCTAATTGATGAAATTCAAGGTGGAACAAAAGAAGTTATTCATGTCATTCAGGAAAGTGGAAATACCATTAAACAAGGTGTATCCAGAAATGGTGAAATTTCTCAAGTATTTCAGCTTATTTCTCAAGATGTGGATGTAGTGGATGAATTTATTCAAGATTTATCAGAAGCTGTTCATGAGGTAAAGGAAAATATGAATGGTGTTACTTCATCTATGGAAGATGTATCTAGTGTTGCAAGTCAATCGACAGCTAATCTACAAAATATTGTGGCTGTCGTTGAGGAACTAAATGCGTCTATGCAGGAAGTATCTTCTTCAGCCTCATTACTGGCTGATATATCGACGAAATTAAATGATCAAGTAGACAATGAGTGGAATAAATAG